The genomic DNA TCTCAGACGTTTTCCCATAAAGAGGGCCTGGACGGTTTCAGGCGTAGTCACCAGCAGGTCAGGAGGATGAAGGACTTGTTTTCTTCGTTCTGCCTGCGATGTATCACCATGTCTGACCCCGCTTGTAAGCCCGAGGTTCTGACACCACCATTCCATCCTCCGCAGAATGTCCCGGTTTAAGGCCCTGAGCGGGGTGATATATAATGTGGTAAATCCTTTGCCTTCTGTAGCCAGCATGCCGCTTAATACCGGGATCATGGCACTTTCAGTCTTGCCTGTTCCTGTTGGTGCGATCAGGAGCAGATGATCTCCCTGTAAAATCTTTGGTATCGCCTGCTGCTGAACTTCGGAGAGTTCTGAAAATCCCCGGTCCCTGATGACATCCAGTATCCGGGTATCAAGCTGGTGTGTCTTTTTCATAGGCAAGATGGGAGTGGAGATCTCCTGCATATGTTCCATCTGGCAGCAGAATCTCTGCTGATTCAATGTGGAGTGACCTGGACAGTGGTGAGAAGGGGGATCGGAATGTCTTTTCTATCCCATATCCGGTCAGTTCATTACATGATGGAACCATCAGGAGTCTGGTCCTTCCCTCTTCATCAGGGTCTTGTGTAAATATATGCTCATCTATCTCTCCCAGGATAAAACAGGGAGACTTCAAGGCAACTCCGACCTGGTCTGTCAGTGATACCACTGGGTGATGATGGCCGCACAGGATAAGATGACCCTGAAGGTCAGGATCAGGAATTGTATGACCATGCAGGATCCCTATTGATCCTATAAGAGACCCTTCTTTCTTCCTCAATTCTTCAGGCTTTAAAAATTCCTCAATTCCCGGATCATGATTCCCTGGAGTGACGATAAAGGGGATGATCTTTCGGATAGCTGAAAAGAGACTGCCGAGTTCAAAAAACTCCTGGTACGATGTCCCCGGAATACGGTGCTTAATGTCACCTAGGATCACCATCAGATCAGGCTGTGCCTCGGTTATGAGATCACAGATACGACGAATACGATCCTGCCCACGGGTTCTGATATGAAACCCATATTTTTGCAGTTCATGCTCAATACCCATATGAATATCGGCAAGAAAAAGGATCCTTTGTTCTTCTTCCACCAGCACACCTGGACCAGATGGAAAAAATTCAATATTCATCAGATTTGTCAGAGGAGCTTTATATATCCGGGTGCCGGTTGATAGACTTCATCTTCCGCTACAAGATTTCGAATGGTATTTCTG from Methanospirillum hungatei JF-1 includes the following:
- a CDS encoding metallophosphoesterase, which encodes MEEEQRILFLADIHMGIEHELQKYGFHIRTRGQDRIRRICDLITEAQPDLMVILGDIKHRIPGTSYQEFFELGSLFSAIRKIIPFIVTPGNHDPGIEEFLKPEELRKKEGSLIGSIGILHGHTIPDPDLQGHLILCGHHHPVVSLTDQVGVALKSPCFILGEIDEHIFTQDPDEEGRTRLLMVPSCNELTGYGIEKTFRSPFSPLSRSLHIESAEILLPDGTYAGDLHSHLAYEKDTPA